From Oceanipulchritudo coccoides, the proteins below share one genomic window:
- a CDS encoding glycoside hydrolase family 2 protein, with translation MKKYFYPIILVTLLVIGTLSFATETIDPSGSSLLFEDSFEVDRLSGGTWSTFNNGEFVVQDGVLRVTDGWAVAGGSDLSDYMMKFRARSPEDARQVQIWAGFRHHNRDFRYVVALRGGANNHLYLARYGAEGYDKILDLTPLDFSPAPGTWYDITVAVMRNRIAVYLNGEDQPRILVHDNEAPISAGGISLGGSYLPTEFDQVTVSKIDKSFFDGVEKHTPVELVAEQRETKRKMQRAEYRPFYVPLLYNPRNEFLLNGNWLFIPDYESEGMDVFAKDYDDRKAHVIDVPNFWVPFAAWLEGETMSRGLNKGQNDKLHRIEEARCKKYTFDSLKTQSAWYRHYIDFPEDIHSKEVVIDFQGIALVSTVYFNGEKIHDHIGMYSPQKINVTDLVKPGRNVIVVQCWKKWEDDLSGNISPMIDQNYTDAWNIIDGEDEVEKLDPGKSHKAKKLLHQHIPHGFYNNSPAGIWRDVKLVITEKIKIDDFYFKPSLEGAEIDLTYTNHGEKAEVVTLHYEINNKTSGERLCGGIVEKTVLDAGEKRTTTFQTPTVAPELWAPGAPNLYRISFQLTRNNDVIDEMTGQVGFRTIEVEGAEVRLNGKPFWIRGANHTPGHMKPYDEPLARKFMKLALEHNVVATRTHCSPYSDIWLDAADEIGVLISFEGPFPWLMLRDMPSDEAIEIWKREMGELVKANRNRPAVFLWTMNNEMKFYVKKGPDNEVLEKGIALSEGIKLVRKLDPTRPVIADSSYYRKHVMRSGRYERIIQKYDLDDGDLDDPHAYFGWYNRSFFHFQKGEFAREFHTPGRALMGQEVSTGYPRADDALPSRFYLFDHQTPQTTVGKDAYEESNPEFFIERHSMLTKGLVEMFRRVEHTRSNGLMVFAFHTWFYNNHEVNRISPTQTAMRLKLAYEPILASAELLGRHLYAGDTLTSDITLLNGDESFRKLHKPVLLCQLVSDGRILTEKELPFSDLPYYQSEKKTLTLLIPEELGADRLHAMLVLRVLEDGHQVSKNEYDLTLATRQWAQSPELKATGPYYSIEGDTLAQRLGTHVGLSVQRVPTVESLVGRKGILLVAQADKIFDYDKIKTFAEAGGYAILLNNREKVIGLAPELVQAYTPFRQEIVTMNRKESPVFSGLQPLDLAWFSDNRNVPFAATGRFSLDRFHANVTALAETLEWHGYLQTPLDYREIGGVPLFELKCGDGKLLVSELRTDAIDHDPINARVIANILKYNFE, from the coding sequence ATGAAAAAATATTTCTACCCGATCATCTTGGTAACCTTACTCGTCATTGGCACACTTTCATTTGCCACTGAGACGATAGATCCGTCTGGATCGAGTCTTCTGTTCGAAGATTCTTTTGAAGTGGATCGGCTTTCGGGTGGAACGTGGTCTACGTTCAATAACGGAGAATTTGTCGTTCAAGATGGGGTTCTCCGCGTGACAGATGGATGGGCGGTTGCCGGCGGATCCGACTTGAGCGACTACATGATGAAATTTCGCGCTCGAAGTCCCGAGGATGCTCGGCAAGTTCAGATCTGGGCTGGCTTCCGCCATCATAATCGTGATTTCCGGTATGTCGTGGCCCTCCGTGGGGGGGCAAACAACCACCTTTATCTCGCGCGTTACGGTGCTGAGGGATACGATAAGATTCTGGATCTAACACCGCTCGATTTCTCACCCGCTCCCGGGACATGGTACGACATTACGGTCGCTGTGATGAGGAATCGGATAGCCGTGTATCTCAACGGGGAAGATCAGCCACGAATTCTTGTCCATGATAATGAAGCCCCTATTTCGGCGGGTGGCATTTCCTTGGGAGGAAGTTACTTACCAACAGAATTTGATCAGGTTACGGTTTCCAAAATAGATAAATCCTTTTTCGATGGAGTAGAGAAGCACACTCCGGTCGAACTCGTGGCAGAACAAAGAGAAACAAAACGAAAAATGCAAAGAGCGGAATATCGGCCGTTTTATGTTCCGCTCCTCTATAATCCTAGAAATGAATTCCTGCTCAATGGGAACTGGCTCTTCATTCCCGATTACGAGTCGGAAGGAATGGATGTCTTTGCCAAGGATTACGATGATCGCAAGGCACATGTGATCGATGTACCCAACTTCTGGGTACCCTTTGCGGCCTGGCTCGAAGGGGAAACCATGAGCCGCGGATTGAACAAGGGCCAGAACGACAAACTTCACCGCATCGAAGAAGCACGTTGCAAGAAATACACCTTTGATTCCCTCAAGACACAGTCGGCATGGTATCGCCACTACATTGATTTCCCTGAAGATATTCATTCCAAGGAAGTGGTGATAGACTTCCAGGGAATTGCCCTCGTAAGTACGGTTTATTTTAACGGCGAGAAGATTCATGACCACATCGGCATGTACTCGCCCCAAAAAATCAATGTTACCGACCTGGTCAAACCGGGCCGTAATGTGATTGTCGTCCAGTGCTGGAAAAAATGGGAGGATGACCTCTCAGGCAATATATCCCCAATGATCGATCAAAACTATACCGACGCATGGAACATCATTGATGGTGAGGACGAGGTAGAAAAGTTAGATCCGGGAAAGAGTCACAAAGCTAAAAAATTGCTCCATCAGCATATTCCGCACGGGTTCTACAATAACAGTCCGGCAGGAATCTGGCGCGACGTGAAGTTGGTCATCACTGAAAAAATCAAGATAGACGATTTTTACTTTAAACCGTCGCTGGAGGGTGCGGAGATTGATCTTACCTACACGAACCATGGAGAAAAGGCAGAGGTAGTAACCCTCCACTATGAAATTAACAACAAAACCTCCGGGGAACGGCTTTGCGGAGGTATCGTCGAAAAAACGGTTTTGGATGCGGGGGAGAAGCGAACAACAACCTTTCAAACCCCGACCGTCGCACCAGAACTCTGGGCCCCGGGCGCTCCCAATCTCTACAGGATTTCATTCCAGCTGACCCGGAATAATGATGTCATTGATGAAATGACAGGTCAGGTCGGGTTTCGAACCATCGAGGTGGAGGGTGCGGAAGTCCGATTGAACGGAAAGCCGTTCTGGATCCGTGGTGCGAATCACACCCCTGGTCATATGAAACCGTATGATGAACCTCTTGCCCGCAAGTTTATGAAACTTGCCCTGGAACACAATGTCGTTGCCACCCGCACCCACTGCAGTCCGTATTCAGATATTTGGTTGGATGCGGCGGATGAGATCGGAGTATTGATTTCCTTTGAAGGTCCATTCCCCTGGTTGATGTTGCGTGACATGCCAAGCGATGAAGCCATCGAGATATGGAAAAGGGAAATGGGCGAATTGGTGAAGGCGAATCGTAACCGTCCTGCGGTATTCCTGTGGACCATGAACAATGAAATGAAATTCTATGTGAAAAAAGGACCGGATAATGAGGTCTTGGAAAAGGGCATCGCGTTATCAGAAGGAATAAAATTGGTTCGAAAGCTTGATCCGACACGCCCGGTCATTGCGGATTCTTCATATTACCGTAAACATGTGATGCGAAGTGGACGCTATGAGCGGATCATTCAAAAATATGATTTGGATGATGGGGATTTGGATGATCCACATGCCTATTTTGGGTGGTATAATAGAAGTTTCTTTCATTTCCAGAAAGGAGAGTTTGCTCGTGAATTTCACACGCCAGGTCGCGCCTTAATGGGGCAGGAAGTGTCCACCGGTTATCCCCGCGCAGATGATGCCTTGCCCAGTCGGTTTTATCTCTTCGATCATCAAACGCCCCAGACGACAGTGGGGAAAGATGCCTATGAGGAAAGCAATCCGGAGTTCTTTATCGAACGGCACAGTATGCTTACAAAGGGGTTGGTGGAGATGTTTCGCCGGGTAGAGCATACAAGAAGCAACGGGCTCATGGTCTTTGCCTTCCATACATGGTTTTATAATAACCATGAAGTGAATAGGATTTCGCCCACACAAACCGCAATGCGCCTGAAACTGGCTTACGAACCGATTCTAGCGAGTGCCGAACTTTTGGGGCGTCACCTCTATGCCGGAGATACCTTGACCAGCGATATTACGCTCCTAAACGGGGATGAATCTTTCCGTAAGCTTCATAAGCCCGTCTTACTGTGTCAGTTGGTAAGTGATGGCCGAATTCTTACGGAAAAAGAGCTCCCGTTTTCAGATTTGCCGTATTACCAAAGTGAGAAGAAGACCCTTACCCTTCTGATTCCCGAGGAATTGGGTGCAGATCGTCTTCATGCTATGTTAGTCTTACGAGTACTGGAAGATGGTCACCAAGTTTCAAAAAATGAATATGACCTCACTTTAGCTACCAGGCAATGGGCGCAGTCGCCAGAGCTTAAAGCAACGGGGCCTTACTACAGTATTGAAGGTGACACCCTCGCCCAACGCCTCGGAACGCATGTGGGTCTTTCTGTACAGCGCGTACCCACCGTTGAAAGTTTGGTTGGCAGAAAAGGAATCCTACTCGTTGCACAAGCGGATAAGATTTTTGATTATGATAAAATCAAGACCTTTGCGGAAGCGGGAGGATATGCAATTTTACTGAATAATCGCGAAAAGGTCATCGGGTTAGCCCCGGAATTGGTTCAAGCGTATACGCCCTTCCGACAGGAGATCGTCACGATGAACCGTAAAGAAAGTCCTGTCTTTTCCGGACTCCAACCTTTGGACCTCGCCTGGTTTTCTGACAACCGCAATGTCCCCTTTGCAGCCACCGGACGCTTCTCCCTGGACCGCTTTCACGCGAATGTCACTGCTTTGGCAGAAACCCTGGAATGGCACGGCTATCTTCAAACACCCCTTGATTATCGAGAAATTGGTGGCGTGCCGCTTTTTGAACTTAAATGTGGAGATGGAAAACTGCTGGTCAGCGAACTCCGCACGGATGCCATTGATCATGATCCGATCAATGCCCGCGTCATAGCCAACATCCTCAAATATAACTTTGAATAA
- a CDS encoding PQQ-binding-like beta-propeller repeat protein, which translates to MKLKRYLSLFVLGSLAASPCLHGFQNTGVEEIDSTRQSVLETPTHAGNAIHRQSVLFSWIRHMINRGVDLQSLHEEGYVLAKWGPVHPENYPVLDKAYGKMEALQDEPVFIQEIRGPESAPFSNPTGWPVFGGSQMQSGLSPDPGPMTGEIAWKFPNGHSWYASPSVENGRVYITSPGMRSLLYCLDEATGDVTWKTTQDGLQMYSTPRGASNVLVLNDRIVMRATSGSWEFTDPVRHIFQIDKESGKVLNQVDAGRIDYRRGTTSVTGNEQYIVYPSGRLDLKKKPPTTILQDTVVVKRNNGQRWWEFRVGQLFGELVLHEELIFAGTNKGLLYALNLEGGNRIHWVFNAGSPIRTTPAVDANTVVTTTESGFLVALDRSSGTEIWRTQLNEGNARAFQLFSSPVIHNGKVFIGSATNELYCVDLATGQLLWKATSDDWIRSKPLVLENRLYFATLSGNVTALAFDKNGFEKLWSKGTGHHQLFADLAGNENGILASSSELYLYSLNPLTGDIQWKQSLIECSYENGERILADIVAGGGDFQSPPTVADGIVYIGSPSRFVFAMDSLTGEEIWRFETSGQVSGAPGVQNGRVYFGQQGGNREMYCVDAKTGDPVWSSKVGWVWTSCMPDGAKVFTGTVEGDIIALEPDTGKRLWTHQTNGGIYPAPAVDDKRVYTGSWDGSYYALNKETGLLDWAYSSFGGLPDSAAGVLWQGMFICRTNRELCGLDKNTAKKLWGFSDPRKHLGNTVMNATPSNSGNRTFVSTSIDHDGAALGATLYCIDNSTGEELWHYTGAGGWTGSSCTENTVICGSSTERFVTCLDVAGNPDGTPRIIWRTRIGGILEETIPAISGDMAYLLCTDGYLYAFR; encoded by the coding sequence TTGAAGTTAAAGCGTTACCTGTCCCTGTTTGTCCTCGGATCGTTGGCCGCATCACCTTGCTTGCACGGCTTCCAGAACACCGGTGTTGAAGAGATCGATTCGACAAGGCAAAGTGTCTTGGAGACGCCGACCCACGCAGGGAATGCCATCCATCGGCAATCAGTCCTCTTTTCATGGATTCGGCACATGATCAACCGTGGAGTCGATTTGCAGAGCCTGCACGAAGAGGGATACGTGCTCGCCAAGTGGGGTCCGGTTCACCCGGAAAACTACCCTGTGCTGGACAAGGCTTACGGAAAAATGGAGGCCCTTCAGGATGAACCGGTTTTTATTCAGGAAATTCGGGGGCCGGAGAGTGCGCCTTTTTCAAACCCAACCGGGTGGCCGGTGTTCGGGGGCAGCCAAATGCAGTCCGGTCTCTCCCCCGACCCGGGCCCAATGACGGGTGAGATTGCCTGGAAATTTCCAAATGGGCATTCATGGTATGCTTCCCCCTCAGTGGAGAATGGGCGCGTTTATATCACCTCTCCGGGGATGCGGTCCCTTTTATACTGTCTGGATGAGGCCACCGGTGACGTGACCTGGAAGACCACACAGGATGGCCTGCAGATGTATTCAACGCCGAGAGGGGCCTCGAATGTTCTTGTCCTCAATGACCGGATAGTCATGCGGGCAACCAGCGGAAGCTGGGAGTTCACGGATCCAGTAAGGCACATTTTCCAGATCGATAAGGAAAGCGGGAAGGTATTGAATCAAGTCGATGCTGGCCGGATCGATTATCGCAGGGGAACTACTTCTGTAACGGGAAACGAACAATATATTGTCTACCCTTCCGGTCGCTTGGACCTCAAGAAGAAACCACCTACAACCATTCTCCAGGATACCGTAGTCGTCAAAAGAAACAATGGACAGCGCTGGTGGGAGTTCAGGGTCGGTCAATTGTTCGGGGAACTTGTTCTGCATGAAGAGCTGATATTTGCGGGCACGAATAAGGGACTCCTGTACGCTCTCAATTTGGAGGGCGGGAACCGTATTCATTGGGTTTTCAATGCCGGATCCCCGATCCGCACAACGCCCGCGGTGGACGCCAACACGGTGGTAACCACCACAGAGTCGGGATTTCTAGTCGCATTGGACCGGTCAAGCGGTACGGAGATTTGGCGCACCCAACTCAACGAGGGTAATGCCCGTGCTTTCCAACTGTTCTCCAGTCCGGTTATCCACAACGGCAAGGTTTTCATTGGTTCCGCAACAAATGAGCTCTATTGCGTTGATCTCGCTACCGGTCAACTTCTCTGGAAAGCAACCTCAGACGACTGGATCCGGTCAAAGCCCTTGGTCTTGGAGAACCGCCTTTATTTCGCAACGCTCAGCGGGAACGTTACGGCACTGGCTTTTGACAAAAATGGATTCGAAAAACTTTGGAGCAAAGGGACCGGACACCACCAGCTATTTGCGGACCTCGCGGGCAACGAAAATGGTATTCTGGCCAGCAGTTCCGAGCTGTATCTCTACTCATTAAATCCCCTTACCGGAGATATCCAATGGAAACAGAGCCTGATCGAGTGCTCATACGAAAACGGAGAAAGGATCCTCGCTGATATCGTTGCGGGTGGTGGCGATTTTCAAAGCCCGCCAACAGTCGCCGATGGCATTGTTTATATTGGCAGTCCATCACGCTTTGTCTTTGCAATGGACTCGCTGACCGGCGAGGAAATCTGGCGTTTTGAAACTTCAGGACAAGTGTCCGGGGCGCCAGGGGTACAGAACGGTCGGGTCTACTTCGGTCAGCAAGGCGGCAACCGCGAAATGTACTGTGTAGATGCCAAGACCGGGGATCCTGTCTGGTCAAGCAAGGTTGGCTGGGTGTGGACCTCCTGTATGCCTGATGGGGCTAAGGTCTTCACGGGAACCGTAGAAGGCGATATCATCGCCCTTGAACCCGATACCGGAAAACGCCTCTGGACTCACCAGACCAATGGCGGCATCTACCCTGCCCCGGCAGTCGATGACAAGCGGGTCTACACCGGTTCGTGGGATGGCAGTTACTATGCACTCAACAAGGAAACAGGATTGCTCGACTGGGCATATTCCTCGTTTGGAGGGTTGCCCGACTCGGCGGCAGGAGTCCTTTGGCAGGGCATGTTCATTTGCCGTACCAATCGTGAGTTGTGTGGTTTGGACAAGAATACAGCCAAGAAGCTTTGGGGCTTTTCGGATCCCCGGAAACACCTCGGTAATACGGTCATGAATGCCACTCCCTCCAACTCGGGAAATCGAACCTTTGTCTCAACTTCAATTGACCACGACGGAGCTGCTTTAGGAGCGACGCTCTATTGTATCGATAATTCGACTGGAGAGGAACTTTGGCACTACACGGGTGCGGGTGGATGGACCGGGTCTTCCTGCACGGAAAATACCGTCATCTGTGGCTCCTCGACCGAGCGTTTCGTGACCTGTCTCGATGTCGCCGGCAATCCTGACGGAACACCAAGGATTATCTGGCGCACCAGAATTGGTGGTATTCTTGAGGAAACGATTCCAGCAATTTCCGGAGATATGGCCTACCTGCTCTGCACGGACGGATACCTCTACGCGTTCCGGTAA
- a CDS encoding GH92 family glycosyl hydrolase produces MPLRSLKRINFCLGILPVVIGAQLSQASNGVDHANLFIGTGYHGHTFPAATLPYGAVAPGPDCSVMGWHAASGYHYDKPTIMGFSQTHLSGTGLIELGDFMLMPTVGQIQLEPGKEEQPETGYRSRFSHDDETANPGYYQVRLTDYDINVELTATTRVALHRYTYPEGKQRQVVMDMEHHIGVPNSVKHAYLRVHDPYTVTGYRITDTWWAKSRFIYFCLKFSEPMTGHNIHDRIRKLDYPNIPEQASSKMVAVFQFAENSDKPLLAKISVSPVSMRNARENLETELPHWDFEKIRQAAGEEWAAELGKIEASGPDRELEIFYSALYHTMIHPDISEDVNGEYRGIDKEIHKAEGYTNHTVFSLWDTFRAVHPLFTIIQQERTKDFIASMLAHQSQSAFNMLPSWSMHHNENFCMIGYHAVPVIVDAWHKGLVDAPDEVVLKAVLETTTQPGAPRLKFRNYPQWYGQQHYLRLGYFPDELTPAGTSITLEHAYDDWTVSLMAETMGNVKVAKEYQSRGQNYRNVWDSKTGFFRGKLENGNFFEPFSPRAYHREDHNDREFTEGNAWQYLFFVPHDVYGLIDLIGGPEEFSRKLDTLFTLPPNDDGTAVGDVSGLIGDYAHGNEPCHHVAYLYNYVGQPWKAQERIHDIANRFYHPTPEGLIGNEDAGQMSAWYVMSAMGFYPVNPCGGIYVIGSPLLPGFTINLENGKQFEITANGLSEQNIYIQSVRLNGNPLKNVWITHDSIMNGGSLEFEMGPEPSNWGAGSDLVPFASGKI; encoded by the coding sequence ATGCCACTGCGAAGTCTGAAACGAATTAATTTCTGTCTGGGAATCCTGCCGGTAGTAATCGGGGCCCAATTGTCTCAGGCTTCAAACGGTGTGGACCATGCCAACTTGTTTATTGGTACGGGCTATCATGGGCACACCTTCCCCGCGGCGACGCTTCCCTACGGGGCAGTGGCCCCGGGACCGGACTGCTCGGTCATGGGATGGCATGCGGCCTCCGGATACCATTACGACAAGCCGACGATCATGGGGTTCAGCCAAACTCACCTGAGCGGAACGGGACTCATCGAACTGGGTGACTTCATGCTCATGCCGACGGTGGGCCAAATACAACTCGAACCGGGAAAAGAGGAACAACCGGAAACCGGTTACCGTTCGCGCTTCTCCCATGATGATGAAACCGCCAATCCCGGTTATTATCAAGTCCGACTCACCGATTATGACATCAATGTTGAGCTCACGGCGACCACGCGCGTAGCTCTGCACAGGTACACCTATCCTGAAGGGAAGCAGCGACAGGTGGTGATGGATATGGAGCATCACATTGGAGTACCAAACTCAGTCAAGCATGCCTACCTGCGGGTCCACGATCCTTACACGGTGACGGGCTACCGGATCACCGATACCTGGTGGGCCAAGAGCCGGTTCATTTATTTCTGTTTGAAGTTCTCCGAACCAATGACGGGCCACAATATACATGACAGGATACGCAAATTGGATTATCCTAACATTCCTGAACAGGCCTCATCGAAAATGGTCGCAGTGTTTCAATTTGCTGAAAATTCGGACAAGCCTCTTCTGGCAAAAATTTCCGTCTCGCCGGTATCCATGCGGAATGCCCGTGAAAATCTAGAAACTGAATTACCGCACTGGGATTTTGAGAAGATCCGGCAGGCCGCGGGGGAAGAATGGGCAGCCGAACTTGGCAAGATCGAAGCCAGTGGTCCTGATAGGGAATTGGAGATATTTTATTCGGCCTTATACCATACCATGATCCATCCGGATATTAGTGAGGATGTGAATGGGGAATACCGGGGGATCGACAAGGAAATCCACAAGGCGGAGGGTTACACAAACCATACCGTGTTCTCGCTTTGGGATACATTCCGGGCCGTGCATCCCTTGTTCACAATCATACAGCAGGAACGAACCAAGGATTTCATCGCCTCAATGCTCGCACACCAGTCCCAGAGCGCCTTCAACATGCTCCCGTCCTGGTCGATGCACCATAACGAGAATTTCTGCATGATTGGTTACCACGCGGTGCCAGTGATTGTCGACGCATGGCACAAGGGGCTTGTCGATGCACCGGACGAAGTGGTCCTGAAAGCTGTTCTGGAGACAACCACACAACCGGGAGCGCCACGCTTGAAATTCAGGAACTACCCCCAGTGGTATGGACAACAGCACTACCTCAGGCTTGGATATTTTCCAGACGAGCTGACCCCGGCCGGGACTTCAATTACGCTTGAGCATGCTTATGACGATTGGACCGTCAGCCTGATGGCGGAGACCATGGGCAATGTGAAAGTCGCGAAGGAATACCAGTCGAGGGGACAAAATTACCGGAATGTCTGGGATTCCAAAACCGGTTTCTTCCGCGGAAAACTGGAGAATGGCAACTTCTTTGAGCCATTCTCCCCGCGAGCATACCACCGGGAGGATCACAATGATCGCGAATTTACGGAAGGAAATGCCTGGCAATATCTCTTCTTTGTGCCCCACGATGTATATGGCTTGATTGATCTTATTGGCGGCCCCGAGGAATTCAGCCGGAAACTGGATACCTTGTTTACGCTGCCCCCAAATGATGATGGTACTGCAGTCGGCGATGTGTCCGGGTTGATTGGCGACTACGCACACGGCAACGAGCCGTGTCATCACGTGGCCTATCTGTACAACTACGTTGGCCAGCCATGGAAAGCCCAGGAAAGGATCCATGACATTGCGAATCGGTTCTACCATCCGACCCCGGAAGGTCTGATTGGCAACGAGGACGCTGGGCAGATGTCCGCCTGGTATGTCATGAGTGCCATGGGCTTCTATCCCGTCAATCCGTGTGGTGGAATTTATGTTATCGGATCCCCTCTCCTCCCGGGCTTCACAATTAACCTGGAGAATGGGAAGCAGTTTGAAATAACGGCAAATGGTTTATCCGAACAGAATATCTATATCCAGTCAGTGCGCTTGAATGGGAATCCATTGAAGAATGTATGGATCACTCACGATTCCATTATGAACGGCGGTTCGCTGGAATTTGAAATGGGGCCGGAGCCAAGCAACTGGGGTGCTGGATCAGATCTGGTTCCGTTCGCGAGTGGGAAAATTTAA
- a CDS encoding PEP-CTERM sorting domain-containing protein (PEP-CTERM proteins occur, often in large numbers, in the proteomes of bacteria that also encode an exosortase, a predicted intramembrane cysteine proteinase. The presence of a PEP-CTERM domain at a protein's C-terminus predicts cleavage within the sorting domain, followed by covalent anchoring to some some component of the (usually Gram-negative) cell surface. Many PEP-CTERM proteins exhibit an unusual sequence composition that includes large numbers of potential glycosylation sites. Expression of one such protein has been shown restore the ability of a bacterium to form floc, a type of biofilm.): MNNIKQLLLVGSLLSTISSYAQIVVNFDVDLSPDAQSFAAAGAASLALNFTIDGSGNIALDAVALGSGGGAASPARWNQVDNATAGTTTAAALYNTSFTLTFSGSAAPSLNFPSYDNAGSGAVLVTQGEGNATALESGEFVTFSVSGTATAVTGFSLDLANFSYGRRLANGGSSFGVEDTSGTVIEQLIPNTSTSGTISGIGISLSAGEDMTFRTITGNAGGAGLSGFEFSVSAVPEPSTYALMAAIATFGFVVWRRRQR, translated from the coding sequence ATGAATAATATAAAACAACTCCTACTGGTTGGTAGCTTGCTATCCACCATATCCTCCTACGCCCAAATTGTCGTCAATTTCGACGTGGACCTGAGCCCCGACGCACAAAGTTTTGCCGCCGCTGGTGCGGCCTCACTAGCCCTCAACTTCACGATTGATGGGTCCGGCAATATAGCGCTCGACGCGGTTGCGCTTGGGAGTGGTGGTGGTGCAGCCTCTCCCGCGAGATGGAATCAAGTAGATAATGCGACCGCGGGAACGACGACCGCCGCGGCTCTATACAATACCTCCTTCACACTGACCTTTTCAGGATCCGCTGCCCCAAGCCTTAATTTTCCGTCGTACGATAATGCCGGTTCTGGCGCTGTCTTAGTAACGCAAGGAGAAGGCAATGCCACAGCACTGGAAAGTGGTGAATTTGTCACATTCTCCGTATCGGGAACGGCAACCGCGGTCACTGGATTCTCCCTGGATTTGGCCAATTTCTCGTATGGTAGACGCCTTGCGAATGGAGGATCCTCTTTCGGGGTGGAGGACACAAGTGGCACGGTTATCGAGCAGTTGATACCCAACACATCCACATCAGGCACTATCTCTGGAATCGGCATCTCCCTTTCTGCCGGTGAAGACATGACGTTCCGCACAATTACCGGAAACGCCGGAGGTGCTGGCCTGAGTGGTTTTGAATTCTCCGTGTCAGCGGTCCCCGAACCCTCCACTTATGCGTTGATGGCGGCAATTGCCACATTTGGTTTTGTCGTCTGGCGGCGCAGGCAACGTTAA